A stretch of Dehalococcoidia bacterium DNA encodes these proteins:
- a CDS encoding dihydroorotase, which translates to MKTEEVRPVLVWQARIVDPAQGIDGVGDALFAEGKVAALRVGVGKPLEPPPGCLTLRGQGLVVAPGFVDMHAHLREPGFEEQETIATGTQAAARGGFTTICCMPNTQPPLDTRATVEFVRRRAAEQGAVRVLPIGCISLGRKGKELAPLGELAEAGVVGYSDDGAPVASAALMRSALSYAKSFGVPVIEHCEESSLADGAVMSEGWVATRLGLRGAPDAAEDIMVARDILLAELTGGRLHIAHASTAGTVELVRWAKEKGIRVSAEATPHHLTMTDEWVLGYRPMACRFPASELVYDTSTKVNPPLRSRRDVDALVAGLREGVIDAIATDHAPHLHVDKLAEYDAAPFGISVFETALGSLLSLVHAGTLDMRTLIARLTVGPARALGREASGLGSLRKGGPADAVVFHPDEEWTVEVERFASRGRNTPLRGCTLRGRVKLTLVGGAVAYADEGVKLG; encoded by the coding sequence ATGAAGACCGAAGAGGTACGGCCCGTCCTGGTTTGGCAGGCCCGCATCGTTGACCCTGCGCAGGGCATTGACGGCGTCGGCGACGCGCTCTTCGCCGAGGGCAAGGTGGCGGCGCTGCGCGTGGGTGTGGGGAAGCCGCTGGAGCCGCCGCCGGGCTGCCTGACGCTGCGTGGGCAGGGGCTTGTCGTCGCGCCTGGCTTCGTGGACATGCACGCGCACCTGCGCGAGCCGGGCTTCGAGGAGCAGGAGACCATCGCCACGGGCACGCAGGCCGCGGCCCGCGGTGGCTTCACCACCATTTGCTGCATGCCGAACACGCAGCCGCCGCTGGACACGCGGGCCACCGTGGAGTTCGTGCGGCGGCGCGCGGCGGAGCAGGGCGCCGTGCGGGTGCTGCCCATCGGCTGCATCAGCCTGGGCCGCAAGGGCAAGGAGCTGGCGCCTCTGGGTGAGCTTGCCGAAGCGGGCGTGGTGGGCTACAGCGACGACGGTGCCCCGGTGGCGAGCGCGGCGCTAATGCGGAGCGCCCTGTCCTACGCGAAGAGCTTCGGCGTGCCCGTCATCGAGCATTGCGAGGAGTCGTCGCTGGCGGACGGCGCGGTGATGAGCGAGGGCTGGGTGGCCACGCGCCTGGGCCTGCGGGGCGCGCCCGACGCGGCGGAGGACATCATGGTGGCGCGGGACATCCTCCTGGCGGAGCTGACGGGCGGGCGTCTGCACATCGCCCACGCCAGCACGGCGGGGACGGTGGAGCTTGTCCGCTGGGCCAAGGAGAAGGGCATTCGCGTATCGGCGGAGGCCACGCCCCACCATCTGACAATGACCGACGAGTGGGTGCTGGGCTATCGGCCCATGGCGTGCCGCTTCCCCGCCAGCGAGCTGGTGTACGACACGTCCACGAAGGTCAACCCGCCCCTGCGCTCGCGCCGCGACGTGGATGCGCTGGTCGCGGGACTGCGCGAAGGCGTCATTGACGCCATCGCCACCGACCACGCGCCGCACCTGCACGTGGACAAGCTCGCCGAGTACGACGCCGCGCCCTTCGGCATCAGCGTCTTCGAGACGGCGCTGGGCAGCCTGCTGTCGCTGGTGCACGCGGGGACGCTGGACATGCGCACGCTCATCGCGCGGCTGACCGTGGGGCCGGCGCGCGCGCTGGGCCGCGAGGCCAGCGGCCTCGGCAGCCTGCGGAAGGGCGGCCCGGCGGACGCGGTGGTCTTCCATCCGGACGAGGAGTGGACGGTGGAGGTGGAGCGCTTCGCCTCCCGTGGCAGGAACACGCCCCTGCGCGGCTGCACGCTGCGCGGCAGGGTGAAGCTGACCTTGGTGGGCGGCGCCGTCGCCTACGCCGACGAGGGGGTCAAACTTGGCTAA
- a CDS encoding enoyl-CoA hydratase-related protein — MAEPVLLYEKKANGRIVVMTLNRPDRMNALNMELAARVVEGFKTFAADDDAWVAIVTGTGDKAFCSGADLKERAEAEKEGGQLPPRPMVSPLCERYNLWKPTIAAINGFALAGGWRLAQQCDIRIAAEHAEMGISETRWNLAADWVHDLTRQMLMGHALEVALWGDERITARRAYEMGWVNRVVPREKLMAEAMRWAERMLALGPRSVRNLKEILYRGYYMTPLEGYSFATALEQNLAGMEDTREGPRAFVERRHPNFKNR; from the coding sequence ATGGCCGAGCCGGTGCTTCTGTACGAGAAGAAAGCCAACGGGCGCATCGTGGTCATGACGCTGAACCGTCCCGACCGCATGAACGCGCTCAACATGGAGCTGGCCGCCAGAGTCGTGGAGGGCTTCAAGACGTTCGCGGCGGACGACGACGCGTGGGTGGCGATTGTCACTGGCACGGGCGACAAGGCCTTCTGCTCCGGGGCCGACCTGAAGGAGCGCGCGGAGGCGGAGAAGGAGGGCGGGCAGCTTCCCCCGCGTCCCATGGTATCGCCGCTCTGCGAACGCTACAACCTCTGGAAGCCCACCATCGCCGCCATCAATGGGTTCGCCCTCGCGGGAGGGTGGCGGCTGGCGCAGCAATGCGACATCCGCATCGCCGCCGAGCACGCCGAAATGGGCATCTCGGAAACGCGCTGGAACCTCGCGGCGGACTGGGTCCACGACCTCACGCGTCAGATGCTGATGGGCCACGCCCTTGAGGTTGCCCTGTGGGGGGACGAGCGCATCACGGCGCGCAGGGCCTACGAGATGGGCTGGGTGAACCGGGTCGTGCCCAGGGAGAAGCTGATGGCCGAGGCCATGAGATGGGCGGAGCGCATGCTGGCCCTCGGGCCTCGCTCGGTGCGGAACCTGAAGGAGATACTCTACCGCGGGTACTACATGACCCCGCTCGAAGGCTACTCGTTCGCGACGGCGCTGGAGCAGAACCTTGCCGGTATGGAGGACACGCGCGAGGGGCCGCGGGCCTTCGTCGAGCGTCGCCATCCGAACTTCAAGAACCGCTAA
- a CDS encoding aspartate carbamoyltransferase catalytic subunit has product MRAVLPQKEPRAVLPRRHILDLDDFSREEIEAVFRTTDGMKEILNRQIKKVPTLRGKTVLTLFYEPSTRTRVSFEQAGKILGADVINVTTSTSSVVKGESLVDTGRTLQAVRADVIVIRHSSAGAPYLLAQHLACSVVNAGDGAHAHPTQALLDLYTIREKLGHIEGLKVVIVGDILYSRVARSNLWGLSAMGASVVLCGPPPLLPAGFPPPAGVEGFVGPTLPPVTVETDIDRALDGADVVMALRIQHERTKGGLLPSVTEYARRYQVTVERMKRAKPGALVLHPGPMNEGVEISPDVAHGAQSVIQEQVTNGVAVRMAVLYLLCTREA; this is encoded by the coding sequence ATGCGCGCAGTCCTTCCGCAGAAGGAGCCGCGGGCGGTCCTGCCCCGTCGCCATATCCTCGACCTGGACGACTTCAGCCGCGAGGAGATAGAGGCAGTCTTCCGCACCACCGACGGGATGAAGGAAATCCTCAATCGGCAGATCAAGAAGGTGCCCACCCTGCGGGGCAAGACGGTGCTGACGCTCTTTTACGAGCCGAGCACGCGCACCCGCGTCTCCTTTGAGCAGGCGGGCAAGATACTGGGCGCCGACGTCATCAACGTGACGACGTCTACCTCCAGCGTGGTAAAGGGCGAGTCCCTGGTGGACACGGGCCGCACGTTGCAGGCGGTCCGTGCCGACGTGATTGTCATCCGCCACTCCAGTGCGGGCGCGCCGTACCTGCTGGCGCAGCACCTGGCGTGCAGCGTGGTCAACGCCGGAGACGGCGCCCACGCGCATCCCACCCAGGCGCTGCTTGACCTGTACACCATCCGCGAGAAGTTGGGACACATTGAGGGACTGAAGGTGGTGATTGTGGGCGACATCCTGTACAGCCGCGTGGCGCGCTCAAACCTATGGGGCCTGTCGGCCATGGGCGCAAGCGTGGTGCTGTGCGGCCCGCCGCCTCTGCTGCCCGCGGGCTTTCCGCCTCCCGCCGGTGTGGAGGGCTTCGTGGGGCCTACGCTGCCGCCCGTGACCGTGGAGACGGATATAGACCGTGCGCTGGACGGCGCGGACGTGGTGATGGCCCTGCGCATCCAGCACGAGCGGACAAAAGGGGGACTTCTGCCCAGCGTGACCGAGTACGCCCGCCGTTACCAGGTGACGGTGGAGCGGATGAAGCGGGCCAAGCCCGGCGCGCTGGTGCTGCACCCGGGCCCCATGAACGAAGGGGTGGAGATCAGCCCGGACGTGGCCCACGGCGCCCAGTCGGTCATCCAGGAGCAGGTGACGAACGGCGTGGCCGTCCGCATGGCGGTCCTCTACCTGCTGTGCACGCGGGAGGCCTAG
- the pyrR gene encoding bifunctional pyr operon transcriptional regulator/uracil phosphoribosyltransferase PyrR, translating into MPAEKVLLTADDIRRVLTRIAHEVVERNHGVEGLVFVGLLTRGVPLARRLAERIREFEGAAVPVGALDITLYRDDLSARPQPVVRGTDVPVDLADKRVILVDDVLFTGRSIRAAMDAVMDLGRPQSVQLAVLVDRGHRELPVRPDYVGKNVPSSRTEDIQVRLKEVDGKDEVVLTRSEE; encoded by the coding sequence ATGCCCGCCGAGAAGGTCCTCCTGACGGCGGACGACATCCGCCGCGTCCTCACCCGCATTGCGCACGAGGTGGTGGAGCGCAACCACGGCGTGGAGGGCCTGGTCTTCGTCGGCCTGCTCACGCGCGGCGTCCCCCTGGCCCGCCGCCTCGCCGAGCGCATCCGTGAGTTCGAGGGCGCCGCCGTGCCGGTGGGCGCGCTGGACATCACCCTTTACAGAGACGACCTCTCGGCCCGGCCCCAGCCGGTCGTGCGCGGCACGGACGTTCCCGTGGACCTCGCCGACAAGCGCGTCATCCTCGTGGACGACGTCCTCTTTACGGGCCGGAGCATCCGCGCGGCAATGGACGCGGTGATGGACCTGGGCCGTCCCCAGAGCGTGCAGCTCGCCGTGCTGGTGGACCGGGGCCACCGCGAGCTTCCCGTCCGGCCCGACTACGTGGGCAAGAACGTTCCCTCCTCCCGGACGGAGGACATACAGGTACGGCTCAAGGAAGTGGATGGGAAGGACGAGGTCGTGTTGACTCGTTCGGAGGAGTAA
- a CDS encoding CoA-binding protein gives MAWDSAFESALAARSIAIVGAGRPDPAKAARWSGGTVFIRALQQAGYEGVIYPINPSADEILGLKCYPNLRSLPGPVDLVIVAVPAPFAPQVLEECGATGMRNVHLFTAGFEETGEEEGRRLGEQVRQIIRKHGLRVVGPNGMGLACIPRAHMAVWGDADLRPGDASFVSQSGGHANGFAHFAPTIGVCISKVFSYGNAYGFNECDFLEYLARDPDTKTVGFYLEGVRDGRRFLRLVREVNPVKPVVVFKGGLTDAGAQMAASHTGSLAGQRRIWDAFFRQTGAIQVESTEEAAEVMACLLRLPHPRGRRVVVVGGGGGNNVAAADILVGVGLEVPRVSPETHAFLRSYTSPAGSILRNPLDMGGVFQNMDTLEKTLKAVVADPVFDMVVFAMNLGWFRDLPQNTGDLVAETLARLIASNQVGKPLVAVLVDNGRLNEVEPQRQRLRAFFADKQIPVFSSLDRAARSLARYVGYYEHQRSLQTADS, from the coding sequence ATGGCCTGGGACTCCGCGTTCGAATCCGCTCTTGCCGCCCGCTCCATCGCCATCGTCGGGGCGGGCCGGCCCGATCCGGCAAAGGCGGCCCGCTGGAGCGGCGGCACGGTCTTCATTCGCGCCCTCCAGCAGGCGGGCTATGAGGGCGTCATTTACCCCATCAACCCCAGCGCCGACGAAATCCTTGGCTTGAAGTGCTATCCCAACCTGCGTTCCCTGCCTGGCCCCGTGGACCTGGTCATCGTGGCGGTGCCCGCTCCCTTCGCGCCGCAGGTGCTCGAGGAGTGCGGCGCCACGGGCATGCGCAATGTGCACCTGTTCACGGCGGGGTTCGAGGAGACGGGTGAAGAGGAGGGCCGACGGCTGGGCGAACAGGTGCGGCAAATCATCCGCAAACACGGGCTGCGCGTGGTGGGGCCCAACGGGATGGGCCTCGCTTGCATCCCGCGCGCGCACATGGCGGTCTGGGGAGACGCCGACCTCCGCCCCGGCGACGCCTCGTTCGTCTCCCAGAGCGGCGGGCACGCGAACGGATTCGCTCACTTCGCGCCCACCATCGGCGTCTGCATCAGCAAGGTCTTCAGCTATGGCAACGCCTACGGGTTCAACGAGTGCGATTTTCTGGAGTACCTGGCCCGCGACCCCGATACGAAGACCGTCGGCTTCTATTTGGAAGGCGTCCGGGATGGCCGCCGGTTCCTTCGCCTGGTGCGAGAGGTAAATCCCGTGAAGCCCGTCGTGGTGTTCAAGGGCGGCCTCACGGACGCGGGCGCCCAGATGGCGGCGTCCCACACCGGCTCGCTGGCGGGCCAGCGTCGGATATGGGACGCATTCTTCAGGCAAACGGGCGCCATCCAGGTCGAGTCCACGGAAGAGGCGGCTGAGGTCATGGCGTGCCTCCTGCGCCTGCCGCATCCGCGGGGGCGACGCGTCGTCGTGGTCGGCGGAGGCGGCGGCAACAACGTGGCGGCGGCGGACATCCTGGTCGGCGTCGGCCTGGAAGTGCCTCGGGTCAGCCCGGAGACGCACGCGTTCCTGCGCAGCTACACGTCGCCGGCGGGGAGCATCCTCCGAAATCCGCTGGACATGGGAGGCGTCTTCCAGAACATGGACACTCTGGAGAAGACCCTCAAGGCGGTGGTCGCCGACCCCGTCTTCGACATGGTGGTATTCGCCATGAATCTGGGCTGGTTTCGGGACCTCCCCCAGAACACCGGCGACCTGGTGGCCGAGACGCTTGCGCGCCTTATCGCGTCCAATCAGGTGGGGAAGCCCCTGGTGGCGGTGCTGGTGGACAACGGACGCCTGAACGAAGTGGAGCCGCAGCGCCAGCGCCTACGGGCGTTCTTCGCCGACAAGCAAATCCCGGTCTTTTCGTCGCTGGACAGAGCAGCTCGGTCGCTGGCCCGCTACGTGGGCTACTACGAGCACCAGCGTTCGCTCCAGACCGCGGACTCGTGA
- a CDS encoding alpha-hydroxy acid oxidase — MQSDLISLSDFEAKARRALPQGIWDFIAGGAQDEVTLRLNKEAFQRIPLRPRRPVDITKRDLSVTVLGQKLSFPVMVAPMGVHKMAHLDGELASAKAAGAAGTLMALATGSTYSIEDVAKVATGPLWFQLYFNGREISEFLIRRAEAAGYTAVIVTVDVPLHSPKERDVRNKFISPPGIERANFASLPKGLTLSTAPSSWRRSSSSQSTAQSGQWSAPPVTVATWADIDWLRSMTKLPVLLKGIMTAEDAKLCVEHGVSGVIVSNHGGRQLDCQSATIEVLPEVVQAVGGKAEVYLDSGIRRGSDVLKALALGARAVFTGQPIFWGLAVDGEAGARQVLEILRTELDLAMAFCGRPTIASIDRSVVEKPKEKRGSGGVPQI, encoded by the coding sequence ATGCAGTCCGACCTCATCAGCCTATCCGACTTTGAAGCAAAGGCGAGGCGGGCGTTGCCGCAGGGCATCTGGGACTTCATCGCGGGCGGCGCGCAGGACGAGGTCACGCTCCGCCTGAACAAAGAGGCCTTCCAGCGCATCCCGCTGCGGCCACGGCGTCCGGTGGACATCACGAAGCGCGACCTGTCCGTCACGGTCCTGGGCCAGAAGCTCAGCTTTCCCGTCATGGTCGCGCCGATGGGCGTCCACAAGATGGCGCACCTGGACGGCGAGCTGGCGTCGGCGAAGGCGGCGGGCGCCGCGGGGACGCTGATGGCCCTCGCCACCGGCTCAACGTACAGCATCGAAGACGTGGCGAAGGTCGCCACGGGGCCTCTGTGGTTCCAGCTCTACTTCAACGGACGAGAGATAAGCGAGTTCCTGATCAGGCGCGCGGAGGCGGCGGGCTACACCGCCGTCATCGTCACCGTGGACGTCCCCCTCCACTCTCCGAAGGAGCGCGACGTCCGCAACAAGTTCATCAGCCCTCCCGGAATCGAGCGCGCGAACTTCGCCAGCCTTCCGAAAGGCTTGACCCTCTCGACAGCACCGTCATCATGGAGGCGATCTTCGTCATCCCAGAGCACCGCGCAGTCCGGCCAGTGGTCGGCGCCGCCCGTCACCGTCGCCACATGGGCCGACATTGACTGGCTGCGCTCGATGACGAAGCTCCCCGTCCTGCTGAAGGGCATCATGACGGCGGAGGACGCGAAGCTGTGCGTGGAGCACGGCGTGAGCGGCGTCATCGTCTCTAACCACGGCGGGCGGCAGCTCGACTGCCAGTCGGCCACCATCGAGGTGCTGCCGGAGGTCGTGCAGGCCGTCGGCGGCAAGGCGGAGGTCTATCTGGACAGCGGCATCCGGCGCGGGAGTGACGTGCTGAAGGCGCTGGCGCTCGGCGCGCGGGCGGTGTTCACCGGCCAGCCCATCTTCTGGGGCCTGGCCGTGGACGGAGAGGCCGGCGCGCGGCAGGTGCTGGAGATACTGCGCACGGAGCTTGACCTTGCGATGGCCTTCTGCGGCAGGCCGACCATCGCGAGCATTGACCGGAGCGTGGTGGAGAAGCCGAAGGAAAAACGGGGGTCTGGGGGTGTCCCCCAGATATAA